In bacterium, the genomic window GCTTAAATTAACGGAGTACTAAGTTTTAACTGTAAGAACAAATGGGGTAAGGTCACCGCTGCGATAGCGTTCTTTGATAAATTCGGGACCTTAAGAAATTTTATTGATTCTCCGATAAAAAAAGAAGAGAAAAAGTAATCGGAGGAAAAAAGAATGTCAAAGTTATTTACAAAGGAACAAGCAAGAAAATTTCTAAAAGAAGGAAATTTTAAAAATGCAGAAGGCATAGCAAGCGCCATAAAAGAAAGTTTCAAAGAAGTATTGCAAGAAGCCCTTGAAAATGAGCTTGAAGAAGAGCTCGGCTATTCTCGATATGATTGGGCAAACAAAAATACAGACAACAGCAGAAACGGTCATCATAAAAAGACTGTTCGCTCAGAGTTCGGCAAAGTGGAACTTGATATTCCGCATGATAAAAAAGGCGAATTTGAGCCTGTCATCGTGCCAAAGAACTCAAGAGAAGTATCTCCGAGCATAAATGATATGATAATTTCAATGTATGCCAAGGGAATGACAACTCCCGACATTCATTTTCATATGCAAAAAATATACGGGCTTGATATTTCAGAAGATTTAGTATCAAAGATAACGGATAAAATCCTCCCGAAGGCAAAAGAGTGGCAAAAAAGACCGCTCGATTCTATTTATCCTATAGTTTATCTTGACGGTATGGTTTTTAATGTTGTAGATAACGGCTCTGTCGTGAAGAAAACAGCATATATTGTTTACGGAGTGAACACAGACGGGCATAAAGATATTCTGGGAATTTGGATAGGAGAAGCAGAATCTTCTAAATTTTGGATGTCTGTTTTGTCTGACCTCAAAGAACGAGGGGTAGAAGATATTCTTATTGCCTCAATAGACGGACTGACAGGATTTAAAGATGCTATTAAGGCAGTTTTTCCTAGAACAGAAATCCAAAGATGTATTGTGCACCATATCAGAAATTGTACGAAACACGTTGTACATAAAGACAGGAAAGA contains:
- a CDS encoding IS256 family transposase; translation: MSKLFTKEQARKFLKEGNFKNAEGIASAIKESFKEVLQEALENELEEELGYSRYDWANKNTDNSRNGHHKKTVRSEFGKVELDIPHDKKGEFEPVIVPKNSREVSPSINDMIISMYAKGMTTPDIHFHMQKIYGLDISEDLVSKITDKILPKAKEWQKRPLDSIYPIVYLDGMVFNVVDNGSVVKKTAYIVYGVNTDGHKDILGIWIGEAESSKFWMSVLSDLKERGVEDILIASIDGLTGFKDAIKAVFPRTEIQRCIVHHIRNCTKHVVHKDRKEFCSDMKPIYKAINEEAAIEAFDEFSEKWKTKYPYAVRSWNNNWNELMAFMKFPAEVRRLIYTTNPIEAFNRGVRKITKSKTSYRTDESLFKILYLASIDILDKWTMPLQNWSLIFNQLVIYFEGRI